A window of Prevotella fusca JCM 17724 genomic DNA:
TCACCTATCTTAGTGCTATCAAAAAATAAACAAGCAAAAATCTGACATGACAAAGGTAGCAATTAAAAACGAGAATATCACTTCCTTCGGAGGAATTTATCACATCATGGACGTTTTTTCAAGGTTGGGCTTTGAAAAACTTACCGAATCCGTGTTGGGCAGACGCGGATGCAGCGGCAAGGCATTCAGCCATGGAAGCATCCTGGGCTCTCTCTTCTTCAGCTACCTTTGCGGTGGGGATTGCCTTGAGGACATCAATGCGCTTACAGGGCAGTTCAGGCAGAGACCTGGTACGCTGTTACCCGGCGCCGACACTGTGGGGCGCGGACTGAAGGAGCTTGCTGAAGAGAACATTGTCTATAAGAGCGAAACCTCCGGCAGGTCCTACAGTTTCAACACTGCAGAGAAGCTGAACACCTTACTTTTACGTATGATACGTAGGATGGGGCTTATAAAGGCGGGCAGTCATGTTGACCTGGACTTTGACCACCAGTTTGTTCCTGCCCACAAGTTCGATGCAAAGTATTCCTACAAGCAGGATTTTGGCTATTTCCCGGGCTGGGCTTCCATCGGGGGCATCATAGTCGGAGGTGAGAACCGTGACGGAAACACCAACGTGAAATTCCATCAGGAGGACACGCTTCGCCGAATTATGGACCGTGTGACCTCCGAGCTTGGTGTTGTGATAGAGCGTTTCCGTGCCGACTGCGGGTCGTTCTCGAAGGAAGTCATCCGAACCGTAGAGCAGCGCTGCAACACGTTCTATATACGTGCTGCCAGCTGCGGCAGCCGGTGCGGGGAGTTCCGCCAGCTGGAAGAATGGAAGAGCGTTGAGGTTGGTTATGAGAGATACGATGTCATCTCCGTCAGCATGGACAACCTCATCGAAGGAAAGTCATACAGGCTTGTCGTACAGCGTACTCCCTTGAAAGACAAACACGGCAGGGAACAGACGGATATGTTCGGAGTGATATACACATACCGCTGTATCCTTACCAACAACCGGACACCCACAGAGAAGGACATCATTACATTCTACAATGAACGTGGAGCGAGCGAAAAGAACTTCGACATACAGAACAATGACTTCGGCTGGTCGCATCTGCCATTTTCCTTCATGGATGAGAACATGGTTTTCATGATGGTTACTGCCATGCTGAAGAACTTCTATCTCTATCTCGTCCGCCATATCAGCGAAAAGGTCAAGCCGTTGAAAAAGACAAGCAGACTGAAAGCATTTATCCTGCATTTTGTCAGCGTGCCGGCAAAATGGGTGAGAACAGGAAGGCGGAACGTTCTGAACCTGTATACAAATAAAGCATACTATTCTGAAGTATTCCTTGAATAAGCAGCATTTCTTTGTGGTTCTCATATTCCCCATTGGTTTGGGTGGGGGATTTCATGCTTCGGCAAGACCCAGGAAGCCCCGATAATCCTCATAACAACATATAGAGCCACAAAAAGACATCTCAACATATAAAATCGCCTCACAAGGAAAAACGCTGCGGAATTGAGGATATATAAACCTTGTGAGGTAATTTCTTTAAGGTTTCATTAATAGACTTAATAATATTCTCTCTTGACATATCTTATTGGTTTGTGGAGAGGTGGTTAGCCTCTCCGTTGCTTAATATTACTCAACATATTGGAATTCATGAACATATATGTAAGAGTCGTCATCTTCATGCTCTTCATTCCATGCCTCAATATCTTCGTCAGTGAAGTCTTCTTTATCAATCATAGTAGAAACAAAGTCCCTCATTTGTTTTTCTGTTTCAAAGTATTCATAGTAGTCTGCATCCTTTACATAAGCATCAACTAAGTATTGCTCTGGAAAGTATTTACCATCAATGTCATTTGTTGCGAACACGTCACATCCTGCTTCCTCTACGATATAGTAAATAGTAAGTTCTGGCATAAGGTCTCCTAAGATGTGTCTGAAGTCTGTTGCTCCCCAAGCTTCTTCTGCATTGATGCGAATAACATCACCATCTAACTCATACTCTTCGATAAATCCACGGAGATAGCTCTCTTTCAACTGCTCGTCTGATGCGCCCAAAGCCTTAACAATATTGCCTTCCCATTCTTTAGATGCATCTTCAAGAACAGGTTTTGACTTGCCTGTGACAAAGTTGTCAATTACATCATAAACTTTCTTTAAATCACTCTCACTACCTTCAATTCGATAG
This region includes:
- a CDS encoding IS1380 family transposase, with protein sequence MTKVAIKNENITSFGGIYHIMDVFSRLGFEKLTESVLGRRGCSGKAFSHGSILGSLFFSYLCGGDCLEDINALTGQFRQRPGTLLPGADTVGRGLKELAEENIVYKSETSGRSYSFNTAEKLNTLLLRMIRRMGLIKAGSHVDLDFDHQFVPAHKFDAKYSYKQDFGYFPGWASIGGIIVGGENRDGNTNVKFHQEDTLRRIMDRVTSELGVVIERFRADCGSFSKEVIRTVEQRCNTFYIRAASCGSRCGEFRQLEEWKSVEVGYERYDVISVSMDNLIEGKSYRLVVQRTPLKDKHGREQTDMFGVIYTYRCILTNNRTPTEKDIITFYNERGASEKNFDIQNNDFGWSHLPFSFMDENMVFMMVTAMLKNFYLYLVRHISEKVKPLKKTSRLKAFILHFVSVPAKWVRTGRRNVLNLYTNKAYYSEVFLE